The following are from one region of the Nitrospiria bacterium genome:
- a CDS encoding DUF2630 family protein encodes MEDIKVLHHIKKLVETEEALYSKNNLDEKDKQRLRHLEVELDQCWDLLRQRRALRDVGGNPDEASIRPPKIVENYEQ; translated from the coding sequence ATGGAAGACATAAAAGTCCTTCACCACATCAAGAAACTTGTCGAAACGGAAGAAGCGCTTTACTCGAAGAACAACCTGGACGAAAAGGACAAGCAGCGTCTGCGTCATCTGGAGGTCGAGCTGGACCAGTGCTGGGATCTGCTCCGGCAGCGCCGTGCGCTGCGCGACGTCGGGGGAAATCCCGATGAGGCCTCGATTCGGCCGCCGAAAATTGTCGAGAATTACGAGCAATAA
- a CDS encoding TerC family protein, producing MDWMTDPEVWIALATLTALEIVLGIDNIVFISILIGKLPARRQKEARIVGLGLAMLMRILLLFSLVWLMRLTAPLFSVWNQDLSGRDLILIAGGLFLLWKSTREIHEKLEGHQGGVSVKARAAFASVILQIILIDIVFSLDSVITAIGMSGRMGVMTAAIVLAVVFMMALSDAVGRFVNRHPTVKMLALSFLFLIGVALIGDGLKMHIPKGYIYFTMAFSVLVEMLNLRMRPRRRSPVPLRRRYND from the coding sequence GTGGACTGGATGACGGATCCCGAGGTTTGGATTGCGCTCGCGACGCTGACGGCGCTTGAGATCGTCCTGGGCATCGACAACATCGTCTTCATTTCGATCCTCATCGGAAAACTCCCCGCGCGACGGCAAAAAGAGGCGAGAATCGTCGGGCTCGGCCTGGCGATGCTGATGCGGATTCTGTTGCTCTTCTCGCTGGTCTGGCTCATGCGCCTTACCGCGCCGCTCTTCTCTGTATGGAATCAAGATCTTTCCGGACGCGATTTGATCCTGATCGCCGGGGGGCTGTTCCTCCTGTGGAAGAGCACCCGAGAGATCCATGAGAAGCTCGAAGGGCACCAAGGAGGCGTTTCGGTCAAAGCCAGGGCCGCCTTTGCGAGCGTGATCCTTCAGATCATTTTAATCGACATCGTATTTTCCCTTGATTCGGTCATCACCGCGATCGGCATGTCCGGACGGATGGGCGTGATGACGGCGGCGATCGTCCTTGCGGTGGTTTTCATGATGGCGCTTTCGGACGCCGTCGGCCGATTCGTGAACCGACACCCCACGGTGAAAATGCTGGCGCTGAGCTTTCTTTTCCTGATCGGCGTCGCGCTCATCGGCGACGGCCTGAAGATGCACATCCCCAAAGGCTACATTTACTTTACGATGGCCTTCTCGGTGCTGGTCGAAATGCTGAACCTCCGGATGCGGCCGCGCCGCAGGAGTCCCGTTCCGCTTCGCCGGCGTTACAACGATTAG